A single region of the Brachypodium distachyon strain Bd21 chromosome 3, Brachypodium_distachyon_v3.0, whole genome shotgun sequence genome encodes:
- the LOC104583757 gene encoding uncharacterized protein LOC104583757 isoform X1, with product MPRPFRSEILGLLRRGEDEFAMAQLQVPGRELCVLRSRLSNHDHDHKWEVSQNVQIQCGEDESSDLFYWATDAVIPFGKYLCWVDYSKGGIVFCDMFEVFEEMPKISYLRLPIEDRPPRSFRRPFLDRKRSVCVAEGVLKFMNVSRDDGELLGPMEPGTGFTITSHVLKISERGNMEWHMDFSIRSVDLWACNIPERLPRCALMYPVVSMDRPHLLHFLLSEYDENWIEKVSRVTIDISTNAVVSVLPYIGQEDQSEEDADMVELRSRFLQSFLPSEFPKFLNGTRKRKNQA from the exons ATGCCGCGCCCGTTTCGCAGTGAAATCCTTGGTCTCCTGCGCCGTGGCGAAGACGAGTTCGCCATGGCGCAGCTGCAAGTACCTGGAcgggaactgtgtgtgctccGCTCCCGACTGTCCAACCATGATCATGATCACAAGTGGGAGGTTTCGCAGAATGTGCAGATCCAGTGTGGCGAGGATGAATCCTCGGATTTGTTCTACTGGGCCACCGATGCCGTGATCCCCTTCGGGAAATATCTGTGCTGGGTTGATTACAGCAAAGGAGGTATCGTGTTTTGCGACATGTTTGAAGTGTTTGAAGAGATGCCCAAGATATCTTACCTCCGACTGCCCATTGAGGACCGCCCTCCGAGGTCATTTCGACGCCCATTTCTTGATAGGAAGCGCAGCGTGTGCGTCGCTGAAGGTGTACTCAAGTTCATGAATGTTTCCCGTGATGATGGCGAGCTTTTGGGCCCGATGGAACCTGGTACTGGTTTTACCATCACCTCCCATGTGTTGAAGATATCAGAGAGAGGCAACATGGAGTGGCACATGGATTTCTCCATCAGAAGTGTGGATTTGTGGGCTTGCAATATCCCTGAGCGTCTCCCACGCTGTGCTCTGATGTACCCTGTCGTGAGTATGGACAGGCCCCATCTGTTACACTTCCTCTTATCCGAGTATGATGAGAATTGGATTGAGAAGGTTTCAAGGGTAACTATTGACATCAGTACCAACGCAGTGGTGTCTGTCCTTCCATATATTGGACAAGAAGATCAAAGTGAGGAAGATGCTGATATGGTTGAACTGAGGTCCCGATTTCTCCAGTCCTTTCTCCCCTCTGAGTTCCCCAAGTTCTTGAATGGCACCAG gaagaggaagaatcaGGCGTGA
- the LOC100823083 gene encoding uncharacterized protein LOC100823083, whose product MLAAAVASSSGPSAASSSSFSSFAPNPTARDPLRRRRTPAPLQLGPAATNCNRQVRGRTATSLRPRDQFVNPPALRTRFAAAAGAEAEEMAAEGSAAATEAKPFAVLFVCLGNICRSPAAEAVFRNLVSKRGLDSKFHIDSAGTIGYHEGNKADSRMTSASKKRGIEVTSISRPIKPSDFRDFDLILAMDKQNYEDILSSFERWQHKEPLPDSGPKKVKLMCSYCKRHTESEVPDPYYGGSKGFEKVLDLLEDACESLLDDILAGNANISA is encoded by the exons ATGCTCGCGGCGGCCGTCGCGTCGAGCTCCGGCCCCTCCGCCGcttcatcctcctccttctcctcctttgCTCCGAACCCGACAGCGCGAGACCCGCTTAGGAGGAGGCGCACTCCTGCTCCACTTCAGCTTGGGCCAGCCGCCACTAACTGTAACCGCCAAGTGCGCGGCCGCACCGCGACCAGTCTCCGGCCTCGCGACCAGTTCGTGAACCCTCCTGCTCTTCGGACCCGattcgcggcggcggcgggagcggaaGCGGAAGAGATGGCCGCGGAGGGGAGTGCTGCGGCGACGGAGGCCAAGCCCTTCGCCGTCCTCTTCGTCTGCCTCG GGAACATCTGTAGGAGCCCTGCAGCTGAGGCGGTCTTCCGGAACCTTGTAAGCAAGCGTGGGCTGGATTCCAAGTTTCACATAGACTCTGCCGGTACCATCGGTTATCATGAG GGTAATAAGGCAGACTCAAGGATGACATCAGCTTCCAAGAAGCGGGGCATTGAGGTGACCTCAATATCCAGGCCAATTAAACCCTCAGACTTCCGAGATTTCGATCTTATCCTTGCAATGGACAAGCAGAATTATG AAGATATATTGAGTTCATTTGAGAGATGGCAACACAAGGAGCCCCTCCCAGACAGTGGACCCAAGAAG GTTAAGCTGATGTGCTCCTATTGCAAGCGACACACTGAGTCGGAAGTCCCAGATCCTTATTATGGAGGCTCCAAGGGATTTGAAAAG GTACTGGATCTGCTGGAAGATGCATGCGAGTCGTTACTCGACGACATCCTGGCGGGGAATGCAAATATTTCTGCTTGA
- the LOC104584263 gene encoding uncharacterized protein LOC104584263, producing the protein MSQFPWGAPLQQDPLPMEVDSSTGGWSWQLELAHPQITLPQQQDSLPMSIDPLGGGGGEDEEEWISLLRSCPLRSPPRSLLPFSPASPPDIWVTPWDPYTWIPPCSHQIEQAVALIFARLHRQLRRLKMQMEIPLRRPKRSVIIQYNDDDDNTYDVLTVVRKPYGPNDFLKHFKSKKDGELKYCIHCNDVFPSDTDLFDLSQNLRSVSRISIQEVYPPPKSSGGIPDMETALKLTEGSSEGNILLSGNEKPKEIDAQKSASRHVESPVAFDQSNTPPERMLVDNGEAAASTDASWIDAVQNCFEETTKADKPKGTLKKKWSAVWEHFVETIIDDTVWADCKHCKKRFAGGTKKAGTSTLRRHLDKLHGIETPKASSSSKNENLCGVPATSKSKTPTPSLLPSLEPVASEPPGKTTQRKKTTDGVNDLATQEVCARGKRTRRRDNPSSSGVTPSEVPSSASAAPPPTVGHAAEATSTGMVVASSQIALSAAGASGEVVRSIADTIINPGPKDLTNAILLMSQAAEAVAREKMLLQEMEKLRQENTDQATAVHSRLEALEAKLVLAADENKKLKAENTALRSQPQESPHSRPASPPSKRS; encoded by the exons ATGTCGCAGTTTCCTTGGGGGGCTCCCCTGCAGCAGGATCCGCTCCCGATGGAAGTGGACTCCTCCACCGGTGGCTGGTCATGGCAACTCGAGTTGGCGCATCCTCAGATTACCCTCCCGCAGCAGCAGGATTCGCTTCCGATGTCCATCGACCCCctcggtggtggcggcggcgaggacgaagaagAGTGGATTTCGCTACTCAGATCATGCCCATTGCGGTCGCCGCCACGGTCGCTTCTTCCTTTTAGcccggcgtcgccgccggacaTCTGGGTGACGCCCTGGGACCCCTATACATGGATTCCCCCCTGCTCCCATCAGATTGAACAGGCTGTGGCACTCATCT TTGCCCGCCTGCATAGACAGCTGAGACGGCTGAAGATGCAGATGGAGATACCGCTGAGACGACCGAAACGTTCGGTGATAATCCAGTataacgacgacgacgataaCACATACGATGTGTTAACCGTGGTTCGCAAACCTTATG GTCCAAATGACTTCTTAAAGCACTTCAAGTCCAAGAAAGATGGAGAACTGAAGTATTGCATCCATTGCAACGACGTCTTCCCATCTGATACTGACCTCTTCGATCTGTCTCAAAATCTTCGATCTGTCTCAAGGATTTCTATCCAGGAAGTTTATCCTCCGCCCAAATCTTCTGGGGGAATTCCAGACATGGAAACTGCATTGAAGCTCACAGAAGGATCATCGGAGGGTAATATTCTTTTGTCGGGGAATGAAAAGCCAAAAGAAATAGATGCCCAGAAATCAGCAAGTAGGCATGTTGAATCACCTGTGGCGTTTGACCAAAGCAACACGCCTCCCGAAAGGATGCTAGTGGACAATGGAGAAGCTGCAGCAAGTACAGATGCTTCATGGATAGATGCTGTTCAAAACTGTTTTGAAGAGACGACCAAGGCGGATAAACCAAAAGGGACATTGAAAAAGAAATGGTCAGCAGTATGGGAGCACTTCGTCGAGACAATAATAGATGATACAGTATGGGCGGACTGCAAACATTGTAAAAAGCGCTTCGCAGGTGGCACAAAAAAAGCGGGCACTTCTACTCTGCGTAGGCACCTTGACAAATTGCATGGCATTGAAACACCCAAAGCCTCATCTTCTTCTAAAAATGAGAATTTGTGTGGTGTCCCTGCAACTTCGAAGTCGAAGACGCCTACACCATCGCTGCTGCCTTCACTGGAGCCAGTGGCATCGGAGCCGCCAGGAAAA ACCACGCAACGGAAAAAGACGACAGATGGGGTCAATGACCTTGCGACGCAGGAAGTCTGTGCCAGAGGCAAAAGAACCCGGCGCAGGGACAATCCGAG CTCCTCCGGAGTCACTCCAAGTGAGGTTCCGAGTTCTGCCTCGGCAGCCCCACCACCGACTGTCGGACACGCTGCAGAGGCGACGTCTACCGGGATGGTGGTTGCATCCTCCCAAATCGCCCTCTCAGCTGCTGGGGCATCAGGGGAAGTCGTACGGTCCATTGCCGATACAATAATCAATCCAGGGCCGAAGGACCTCACTAATGCCATTTTGCTAATGAGT CAAGCCGCTGAGGCTGTCGCCCGTGAAAAGATGCTATTGCAGGAGATGGAGAAACTCCGCCAAGAAAACACGGACCAGGCCACGGCTGTGCATTCCCGCCTGGAGGCCTTGGAGGCCAAGTTAGTACTAGCGGCAGACGAGAACAAGAAGCTCAAAGCCGAGAACACGGCCTTGAGGTCTCAGCCGCAGGAGTCGCCGCACTCGAGGCCAGCCTCCCCGCCTTCAAAGCGCAGCTGA
- the LOC104583755 gene encoding uncharacterized protein LOC104583755, translating to MYDEYPIFTLPEDKKVAVPFVAYEKYTDKDGDHENDAKPVGVFLRIRTVAAKPPCQSKYTGLMELAGENYQLAYDEVPTEAGKKIARGILKGIWKNKKIGMCFEDLIRSISS from the exons ATGTACGACGAGTATCCTATATTTACACTTCCCGAGGATAAGAAAG TTGCTGTCCCCTTTGTTGCTTATGAAAAGTACACTGATAAGGATGGAGATCACGAAAATGATGCTAAACCGGTTGGCGTGTTTCTGAGGATCAGAACTGTTGCAGCAAAGCCTCCCTGCCAGTCCAAGTATACGGGCCTCATGGAACTTGCTGGTGAGAACTATCAGCTTGCTTACGATGAAGTTCCCACTGAGGCCGGTAAGAAAATTGCCAGGGGAATACTCAAGGGCatatggaaaaataaaaagattgGAATgtgctttgaggatttgatACGATCAATATCTTCATAA
- the LOC100821951 gene encoding 28 kDa ribonucleoprotein, chloroplastic: MATSAMSLAMAAATDLHQAFRPHHKLAPPASASFPLLFSRAPLLRSARAGVPLAPLLVASSDAAEASLDWTESSDAEDDEPVVEEEEEPVAEAAAEYAAPEVPPPEEAKVYVGNLPYDVDSERLAQLFDQAGVVEVAEVIYNRESGQSRGFGFVTMSTIEEADKAIEMFNRYDISGRLLNVNRAAQRGSRVERPPRQFASAFRAYVGNLPWQAEDSRLVQLFSEHGEVLNATVVYDRETGRSRGFGFVTMASKEELDDAISALDGQELDGRPLRVNVAAERPQRGF; the protein is encoded by the exons ATGGCGACCTCCGCCATGTcgctcgccatggccgcggccaCTGACCTCCACCAGGCCTTCCGTCCCCACCACAAGCTCGCTCCGCCCGCCTCGGCATCCTTCCCGCTCCTCTTCTCCCGCGCGCCGCTGCTTCGCTCGGCGCGCGCCGGCGTGCCGCTCGCGCCGCTCCTCGTCGcctcctccgacgccgccgaggccAGCCTCGACTGGACGGAGTCTTCCGACGCGGAGGACGACGAgccggtggtggaggaggaggaggagcccgtggcggaggcggcggcggagtacGCCGCGCCGGAGGTCCCGCCGCCAGAGGAGGCCAAGGTTTACGTCGGGAATTTGCCGTACGACGTCGACAGCGAGCGGCTCGCGCAGCTGTTCGACCAGGCCGGCGTCGTCGAGGTCGCCGAG GTCATTTACAACAGAGAGTCAGGCCAGAGCCGTGGTTTTGGGTTTGTTACCATGAGCACTATTGAGGAAGCTGACAAAGCTATCGAGATGTTCAACCGCTAT GACATTAGTGGAAGGCTTCTGAATGTAAACAGGGCAGCTCAAAGGGGCTCTCGAGTGGAGAGACCTCCTCGACAATTTGCTTCTGCTTTCAGGGCTTATGTTGGGAACCTGCCATGGCAAGCTGAAGACTCTAGGTTGGTGCAATTGTTCAGTGAGCACGGGGAAGTACTCAATGCTACGGTGGTGTACGATAGAGAAACTGGACGTTCGCGAGGATTTGGTTTTGTAACTATGGCTTCAAAGGAGGAACTCGATGATGCTATTTCTGCGCTCGATGGACAG GAGTTGGATGGCCGCCCACTCCGAGTGAATGTTGCAG
- the LOC100822260 gene encoding cytochrome c1-2, heme protein, mitochondrial: MAAGRGINQLLKKILHSQSSGSSLLSSFRAKHEESSSAGLRALALLGVGASGLLSFGTIAFADEAEHGLAAAEYPWPHAGILSSYDHASIRRGHQVYQQVCASCHSMSLISYRDLVGVAYTEEETKAMAAEIEVVDGPNDEGEMFTRPGKLSDRFPQPYPNEQAARFANGGAYPPDLSLITKARHDGQNYVFALLTGYHDPPAGVQIREGLHYNPYFPGGAIAMPKMLMDGAVEYEDGTPATEAQMGKDVVSFLSWAAEPEMEERKLMGVKWIFLLSLALLQAAYYRRMRWSVLKSRKLVLDVVN; the protein is encoded by the exons ATGGCTGCCGGCAGGGGCATTAACCAGCTCCTGAAGAAAATTCTTCATAGCCAGTCTTCT GGCTCATCTCTGCTTTCCTCATTCCGGGCAAAGCATGAAGAGTCGTCCTCTGCTGGACTGAGAGCATTGGCTCTTCTTGGAGTTGGAGCTTCTGGTCTTTTAAGTTTTGGCACTATAGCATTCGCAGATGAAGCTGAGCATGGTTTGGCAGCCGCAGAGTATCCCTGGCCGCATGCTGGCATTCTTAGCTCTTATGACCACGCATC GATCCGGCGCGGACATCAAGTTTACCAGCAAGTGTGTGCATCTTGTCACTCCATGTCATTGATTTCATACCGTGATTTGGTGGGGGTGGCCTATACTGAAGAGGAAACCAAGGCAATGGCTGCTGAAATTGAAGTGGTTGATGGTCCTAATGATGAGGGTGAGATGTTTACACGTCCTGGCAAGCTGAGTGATCGTTTCCCTCAGCCTTATCCAAATGAGCAAGCAGCCCGATTTGCAAATGGTGGGGCGTATCCCCCAGACCTCAGTCTTATCACGAAG GCAAGGCACGATGGCCAGAACTACGTATTTGCTCTTCTCACTGGTTATCATGACCCACCTGCTGGTGTTCAG ATTCGGGAGGGCCTGCATTACAATCCCTACTTCCCTGGTGGTGCCATAGCCATGCCCAAGATGCTTATGGATGGAGCTGTTGAGTATGAAGATGGTACTCCTGCAACTGAAGCCCAG ATGGGTAAGGATGTCGTGTCGTTCTTGTCGTGGGCAGCCGAGCCTGAAATGGAAGAGAGAAAACTG ATGGGAGTCAAATGGATCTTCCTACTGTCGCTTGCTCTTCTCCAGGCCGCGTACTACCGCCGCATGAGGTGGTCGGTCCTCAAGTCCCGCAAGCTGGTCCTGGACGTCGTCAACTGA
- the LOC104583757 gene encoding uncharacterized protein LOC104583757 isoform X2, which translates to MPRPFRSEILGLLRRGEDEFAMAQLQVPGRELCVLRSRLSNHDHDHKWEVSQNVQIQCGEDESSDLFYWATDAVIPFGKYLCWVDYSKGGIVFCDMFEVFEEMPKISYLRLPIEDRPPRSFRRPFLDRKRSVCVAEGVLKFMNVSRDDGELLGPMEPGTGFTITSHVLKISERGNMEWHMDFSIRSVDLWACNIPERLPRCALMYPVVSMDRPHLLHFLLSEYDENWIEKVSRVTIDISTNAVVSVLPYIGQEDQSEEDADMVELRSRFLQSFLPSEFPKFLNGTRKRKNQV; encoded by the exons ATGCCGCGCCCGTTTCGCAGTGAAATCCTTGGTCTCCTGCGCCGTGGCGAAGACGAGTTCGCCATGGCGCAGCTGCAAGTACCTGGAcgggaactgtgtgtgctccGCTCCCGACTGTCCAACCATGATCATGATCACAAGTGGGAGGTTTCGCAGAATGTGCAGATCCAGTGTGGCGAGGATGAATCCTCGGATTTGTTCTACTGGGCCACCGATGCCGTGATCCCCTTCGGGAAATATCTGTGCTGGGTTGATTACAGCAAAGGAGGTATCGTGTTTTGCGACATGTTTGAAGTGTTTGAAGAGATGCCCAAGATATCTTACCTCCGACTGCCCATTGAGGACCGCCCTCCGAGGTCATTTCGACGCCCATTTCTTGATAGGAAGCGCAGCGTGTGCGTCGCTGAAGGTGTACTCAAGTTCATGAATGTTTCCCGTGATGATGGCGAGCTTTTGGGCCCGATGGAACCTGGTACTGGTTTTACCATCACCTCCCATGTGTTGAAGATATCAGAGAGAGGCAACATGGAGTGGCACATGGATTTCTCCATCAGAAGTGTGGATTTGTGGGCTTGCAATATCCCTGAGCGTCTCCCACGCTGTGCTCTGATGTACCCTGTCGTGAGTATGGACAGGCCCCATCTGTTACACTTCCTCTTATCCGAGTATGATGAGAATTGGATTGAGAAGGTTTCAAGGGTAACTATTGACATCAGTACCAACGCAGTGGTGTCTGTCCTTCCATATATTGGACAAGAAGATCAAAGTGAGGAAGATGCTGATATGGTTGAACTGAGGTCCCGATTTCTCCAGTCCTTTCTCCCCTCTGAGTTCCCCAAGTTCTTGAATGGCACCAG gaagaggaagaatcaGG TGTGA
- the LOC100833801 gene encoding uncharacterized protein LOC100833801 translates to MRELSCFREAAVCAASPASVSGTGGLDRSLQAATTSVYRAQLASGKGILIRVTWTRSSAAAAGIAAIAFSDQGSSVLFSSPSSSSARAQQHVLRRKRGSRGFVTGAGTAMGVHWDVAAAEYASAPSSPEPSGGDYCLAVVADAELVLLLGSGDLACRLSSSLSTATTLVSRREQLRSTAAAVIHATQCRFREGGEEHSVSVRVTAEGEGEVGVSIDGEEVAVARQLRWGFRGNRAAVLPDGEVVDVMWDVHDWWFGCRGGDGKGAQFMVRARSEKEGRLWMADQTAPAATEVVGTGGGFFLHVQCYRR, encoded by the coding sequence ATGCGGGAGCTGTCGTGCTTCCGTGAAGCTGCCGTCTGTGCCGCGTCGCCGGCCTccgtctccggcaccggcgggcTGGACCGGTCGCTGCAGGCGGCGACCACGAGCGTGTACCGCGCGCAGCTGGCCTCGGGGAAGGGGATCCTGATCCGGGTCACGTGGACCAGGAGCAGCGCCGCAGCCGCGGGGATCGCCGCCATCGCTTTCTCCGACCAAGGCAGCAGCGTCCTCTTCTCCTCGCCGTCTAGCAGCTCCGCCCGGGCCCAGCAGCACGTGCTGCGGCGGAAGCGGGGGAGCAGGGGCTTCgtcaccggcgccggcacggccATGGGGGTCCACTGGGACGTGGCTGCGGCGGAGTACGCGTCCGCGCCGTCTTCCCCGGAGCCGTCCGGCGGCGACTACTGCCTCGCCGTGGTCGCCGACGCGgagctcgtcctcctccttggtTCCGGTGACCTTGCCTgccgcctctcctcctccctatCTACCGCCACAACCCTCGTGAGCCGGCGCGAGCAGCTGCGCtccacggcggcagcggtgatTCACGCGACGCAATGCAGGTTCCGGGAGGGCGGGGAGGAGCACTCGGTGTCGGTGCGAGTGACCgccgaaggggaaggggaggtcGGGGTGAGCATTGacggggaggaggtggccgtggCGAGGCAGCTGCGGTGGGGGTTCCGGGGGAACCGTGCGGCGGTGCTGCCCGACGGCGAGGTGGTGGACGTCATGTGGGATGTCCATGACTGGTGGTTCGGTTGCCGCGGCGGTGATGGGAAGGGGGCGCAGTTCATGGTGCGGGCAAGGTCAGAGAAGGAAGGGAGGCTTTGGATGGCTGACCAGACCGCCCCGGCCGCGACGGAGGTTGTCGGCACCGGCGGGGGTTTCTTCTTGCACGTCCAGTGCTACCGCCGGTGA